A window from Hemibagrus wyckioides isolate EC202008001 linkage group LG17, SWU_Hwy_1.0, whole genome shotgun sequence encodes these proteins:
- the fam222bb gene encoding protein FAM222B, whose amino-acid sequence MLACLPVSVPSLQLLTHTQMNTGLQKWDTTQKMRSAQYPTPAELDAYAKKVANNPLTIKIFPSNVKVPQRKHLRRTVNGLDTSSQRYSPYPTQVSTRTGLLAIVKLPVKRILEHPQVRFLPEIAMNPQNGPYGTPSTLNLPQTLPCMQALSQPQLLAQKNIPHSQSLQTQKNLFHSQSMQSQKNHPRSQSLQPQQALPHPQSMQEQKAMPHPPRLLQQQSLGHQQAVHPGLPRQQTVQQHALSHQHVLMQQQSGPQNLHHLPEMPQSAGLQNSHSFPHSQSIPQTPGPGLPAPSSAMPGAKLPDADAPPNVTVSTSTIPLSMAASLHQKQPSDLSSIVHQISRFCQARASASATSVCEGQIANPSPISRNLLIDASSRVCAHNPLPSCALASTADKAALTLPNMAPMNMRHAYHDMKQQPAQPHLPQQHPWNQQLSHLQSLSDGAQQVKNSARDGSTGPGFPSKNMSYAQDVCMGQSFNLKPPIDKPTPSPPVTAMPGAVNYSNGHYVQPPWNGILPTPNSDGSGSQELGVPFHTGMSAASIENRTRAGNTGQMNLMPPMEYVGGDFQAPCFREQNTGMMVKMSRAQDSNDSRNVHIHHPGYR is encoded by the exons ATGCTGGCCTGTCTGCCGGTATCAGTACCCTCTCTCCAGCTTCTCACCCACACGCAGATGAACACTGGACTTCAGAAAT GGGACACTACACAGAAGATGCGATCTGCACAGTATCCCACGCCAGCAGAGTTGGATGCCTATGCTAAGAAAGTTGCAAACAACCCGCTGACTATAAAAATCTTTCCCAGTAACGTGAAAGTACCTCAGAGGAAGCACCTGCGTCGTACAGTGAACGGTCTCGACACCTCCAGCCAGCGCTACAGCCCCTACCCTACTCAGGTCAGCACCAGGACTGGCCTTCTGGCCATTGTCAAACTCCCTGTTAAAAGAATCCTGGAGCATCCTCAAGTCCGCTTCCTCCCCGAGATTGCCATGAACCCACAGAATGGACCCTACGGCACTCCAAGCACTTTAAACCTGCCTCAGACTCTTCCGTGTATGCAGGCTCTCTCCCAGCCACAGCTTTTGGCTCAGAAGAACATCCCCCATTCTCAGAGCTTGCAGACTCAGAAGAACCTCTTTCATTCTCAGAGCATGCAAAGCCAGAAGAACCATCCACGTTCTCAGAGCTTGCAACCTCAGCAGGCCCTTCCACACCCCCAGAGCATGCAGGAACAGAAGGCCATGCCTCACCCTCCACGTTTACTACAGCAGCAAAGCCTGGGCCATCAGCAAGCTGTCCATCCTGGCCTACCAAGACAACAGACTGTGCAACAACATGCTCTCAGCCATCAGCATGTTCTCATGCAGCAGCAATCAGGTCCTCAGAACCTCCATCACCTGCCTGAAATGCCTCAGTCGGCTGGCCTGCAGAACTCCCACAGTTTCCCCCATTCTCAGTCCATTCCTCAAACCCCTGGACCAGGCCTTCCAGCGCCTAGCAGTGCCATGCCCGGTGCCAAGCTCCCTGACGCAGACGCCCCACCCAATGTAACTGTGTCTACCTCAACCATCCCTCTGTCTATGGCAGCCAGCTTGCATCAAAAGCAGCCCAGCGACCTGAGCAGCATCGTTCACCAGATCAGCCGCTTCTGCCAGGCACGAGCCAGCGCCAGTGCCACATCGGTGTGCGAAGGCCAGATCGCCAACCCGAGCCCCATCAGTCGTAACCTGTTGATTGACGCCAGTTCTCGCGTGTGTGCTCACAACCCTCTGCCCTCCTGTGCTCTCGCTAGCACCGCTGACAAAGCCGCTCTGACATTGCCCAATATGGCTCCCATGAACATGAGACATGCTTATCATGATATGAAACAGCAGCCGGCTCAGCCCCACTTACCACAGCAGCACCCCTGGAATCAGCAGCTGTCTCACCTCCAGTCGCTCTCAGACGGTGCTCAGCAAGTAAAGAATTCAGCCAGAGATGGCTCAACAGGGCCTGGCTTTCCAAGCAAGAATATGAGCTATGCTCAGGATGTGTGTATGGGCCAGTCATTTAACCTGAAGCCCCCCATAGACAAGCCCACACCTTCGCCACCTGTCACTGCCATGCCCGGAGCTGTGAATTACAGCAACGGCCATTACGTGCAGCCTCCGTGGAATGGCATCTTGCCTACACCCAACAGTGATGGCTCAGGGTCTCAAGAGCTGGGTGTTCCTTTCCACACAGGCATGTCGGCGGCATccatagaaaacaggactcgaGCAGGCAACACGGGCCAGATGAACCTGATGCCACCCATGGAGTACGTGGGTGGAGACTTTCAGGCGCCGTGCTTTCGAGAGCAGAACACGGgcatgatggtgaagatgagtAGGGCTCAAGATTCAAACGATAGTCGCAATGTGCACATTCACCACCCAGGGTACAGATGA